The following proteins are co-located in the Hydrogenophaga sp. RAC07 genome:
- a CDS encoding ABC transporter substrate-binding protein, which produces MKFPVTLGATLVAAMLATACGKKEESVPMATTPAPAAMPAAAPQQTVEVLHYWTSGGEAKSAAELKAMLEAKGHLWKDFAVAGGGGENAMTVLKSRAVSGNPPTAAQVKGPAIQEWASEGMLSSIDSVAQAEKWDELLPKVVADVMKANGSYVAAPVNVHRVNWMWANPEVLKKAGVEGMPKTWDEFFVAADKIKKSGNVALAHGGQNWQDFTVFESVVLGVGGPQFYTDAFVKLDPAALSSPTMTKALTTFRKLKGYTDAASTGRDWNMTTATVIQGKAGFQFMGDWAKGEFTAAGQKPGEGFLCAAAPGTANAYTFNVDSFIMFKLKDEAAQKAQADLASAILSTGFQEVFNQNKGSIPVRLGHDMSKFDDCAKLSAQDFVDTAKSGGLVPSIAHGMAVEPAKQGAIQDVVTQFWNDDKLSVADAQKRIAQAAAAK; this is translated from the coding sequence ATGAAATTCCCCGTCACCCTCGGCGCGACCCTGGTGGCCGCCATGCTCGCCACCGCCTGCGGCAAAAAAGAAGAGTCCGTGCCCATGGCCACCACCCCCGCGCCGGCCGCGATGCCCGCCGCTGCGCCCCAGCAGACGGTGGAAGTGCTGCACTACTGGACCTCGGGCGGCGAAGCCAAATCGGCCGCCGAGCTCAAGGCCATGCTGGAAGCCAAAGGCCATTTGTGGAAAGACTTCGCCGTGGCCGGCGGTGGTGGTGAAAACGCCATGACTGTGCTCAAGAGCCGCGCCGTCTCGGGCAATCCGCCCACCGCCGCGCAGGTCAAGGGCCCGGCGATCCAGGAATGGGCCAGCGAAGGCATGCTGAGCAGCATCGACAGCGTGGCCCAGGCCGAGAAATGGGACGAGCTGCTGCCCAAGGTGGTGGCCGACGTGATGAAGGCCAACGGCAGCTACGTGGCCGCGCCGGTCAACGTGCACCGCGTCAACTGGATGTGGGCCAACCCCGAGGTGCTGAAGAAGGCCGGTGTCGAGGGGATGCCCAAGACCTGGGACGAGTTCTTCGTCGCCGCCGACAAGATCAAGAAATCGGGCAACGTGGCGCTCGCCCATGGCGGCCAGAACTGGCAGGACTTCACGGTGTTCGAGTCGGTGGTGCTCGGCGTGGGCGGGCCGCAGTTCTACACCGACGCGTTCGTGAAACTCGACCCGGCCGCGCTCAGCAGCCCCACCATGACGAAGGCGCTCACGACCTTCCGCAAGCTCAAGGGCTACACCGATGCCGCCTCCACCGGGCGCGACTGGAACATGACCACCGCCACCGTGATCCAGGGCAAGGCCGGCTTCCAGTTCATGGGCGACTGGGCCAAGGGCGAGTTCACCGCCGCGGGTCAGAAACCCGGTGAAGGCTTCCTGTGCGCCGCCGCGCCCGGCACAGCCAACGCCTACACCTTCAACGTCGACTCCTTCATCATGTTCAAGCTGAAGGACGAAGCCGCGCAGAAGGCGCAGGCCGATCTGGCCTCGGCCATCCTGAGCACCGGGTTTCAGGAAGTGTTCAACCAGAACAAGGGTTCCATCCCGGTGCGCCTGGGCCACGACATGAGCAAGTTTGACGATTGCGCCAAGCTCTCGGCCCAGGACTTTGTGGACACTGCGAAATCGGGTGGACTGGTGCCGTCGATTGCCCACGGCATGGCGGTGGAGCCGGCCAAGCAGGGCGCGATCCAGGACGTGGTGACCCAGTTCTGGAACGACGACAAGCTCAGCGTGGCCGACGCGCAGAAGCGCATTGCCCAGGCCGCCGCCGCCAAGTGA
- the glk gene encoding glucokinase: MSPDVSKTGRLLADVGGTNARFAWQAHDGAPVTEVQVLPVADFPTLPAAMHAYLDGLDLGRPAMAAIAIANPITGDQIRMTNHDWAFSQAAVKAEFGLTHLRLLNDFTALALALPDLPASELRQVGGGAAHPDKAIGLLGAGTGLGVSGLVPDGSGGWVPLEGEGGHVTLPAVSARERLVMDGLTHLYGRASAERLCSGQGLVDAFTLLCEADGVALSGLNTAAAVTDAALKARQPQALEALNMLCAMLGSVAGNLALTLGARGGVYIGGGIVPRLGSWFDASPFRERFEAKGRFQGYLKDIPVWVITSSQSPALLGAARALSGLR, encoded by the coding sequence ATGTCCCCTGACGTTTCCAAGACCGGCCGGTTGCTGGCCGATGTGGGCGGCACCAACGCCCGCTTTGCCTGGCAGGCCCACGACGGCGCCCCCGTGACCGAGGTGCAGGTGTTGCCCGTGGCCGATTTCCCCACCCTGCCTGCCGCCATGCACGCCTACCTCGACGGACTGGATCTTGGTCGGCCGGCCATGGCCGCGATCGCCATCGCCAACCCCATCACCGGCGACCAGATCCGCATGACCAACCACGATTGGGCTTTTTCGCAGGCCGCTGTGAAGGCCGAGTTCGGTCTGACCCACCTGCGCCTGCTCAACGACTTCACTGCACTGGCGCTGGCCTTGCCCGACCTGCCCGCCAGCGAACTGCGCCAGGTGGGCGGTGGCGCGGCGCATCCCGACAAGGCCATCGGCTTGCTCGGTGCGGGCACGGGCCTGGGGGTGTCGGGCCTGGTGCCCGATGGTTCGGGGGGCTGGGTGCCGCTGGAAGGCGAGGGCGGCCATGTGACGCTGCCAGCCGTGAGCGCCCGGGAGCGGCTGGTGATGGACGGCCTCACGCACTTGTATGGCCGCGCCTCGGCGGAGCGCCTGTGCAGCGGCCAGGGTCTGGTGGATGCGTTCACGCTGCTCTGCGAGGCCGATGGCGTGGCCTTGAGCGGGCTGAACACGGCCGCTGCCGTGACCGACGCGGCCCTGAAAGCCCGCCAGCCGCAGGCCCTCGAAGCCCTCAACATGCTGTGCGCCATGCTGGGTTCGGTGGCCGGCAACCTGGCGCTCACCTTGGGTGCGCGTGGCGGGGTGTACATCGGTGGCGGCATCGTGCCGCGCCTGGGCAGCTGGTTCGATGCTTCGCCGTTTCGCGAACGCTTCGAGGCCAAGGGCCGTTTTCAGGGCTACCTGAAAGACATTCCCGTGTGGGTGATCACCTCGAGCCAGTCGCCGGCCCTGCTGGGCGCCGCTCGCGCGCTGTCCGGTTTGCGCTGA
- the trxC gene encoding thioredoxin TrxC, protein MSTEPLHIVCPHCHTTNRVPSASLSQAPDCGKCHQPLFTGHPVALDEAAFEKHIARSQVPVLVDFWAPWCGPCRAMAPQFEAAARELEPHMRLAKVNTEEAQQLGARLQIRSIPTLALFVGGREVARQPGAMGAADIVRWARAQRPG, encoded by the coding sequence ATGAGCACCGAACCCCTGCACATCGTCTGCCCCCACTGCCACACCACCAACCGCGTGCCGAGCGCCAGCCTCTCGCAGGCGCCCGACTGCGGCAAATGCCACCAGCCGTTGTTCACCGGCCACCCGGTTGCGCTGGACGAGGCGGCATTCGAGAAACACATCGCCCGCTCGCAGGTGCCGGTGCTGGTGGACTTCTGGGCGCCGTGGTGCGGGCCGTGCCGCGCGATGGCGCCGCAATTCGAAGCCGCTGCCCGTGAACTTGAACCCCACATGCGGCTGGCCAAAGTGAACACCGAAGAGGCGCAGCAACTCGGCGCACGACTGCAGATCCGCAGTATCCCCACGCTGGCGTTGTTCGTGGGCGGACGCGAGGTGGCTCGCCAGCCGGGCGCCATGGGTGCCGCCGACATCGTGCGCTGGGCGCGCGCGCAGCGCCCGGGTTGA
- a CDS encoding DUF2905 domain-containing protein → MIRWMIVIFLALLLISWFTPMLRRLGFGRLPGDVRFKAFGRDWNLPFATTIVLSMVASLISHLV, encoded by the coding sequence ATGATCCGCTGGATGATCGTCATCTTCCTGGCCCTGCTGCTCATCAGCTGGTTCACGCCGATGCTGCGTCGCCTGGGCTTCGGCCGGCTGCCGGGAGACGTGCGCTTCAAGGCCTTCGGGCGCGACTGGAACCTGCCGTTTGCCACCACCATCGTGCTGAGCATGGTGGCCAGCCTCATCAGCCACCTGGTCTGA
- a CDS encoding class I SAM-dependent methyltransferase: MATEPLSLTSDLLARVVGAIAQAGGWLPFDRFMAMALYEPGLGYYANTLAKFGHTPQGGSDFVTAPELTPLFGHTLARQVAQALDATGTDEVWEFGAGTGALALQVVEALASQGRALRRYTIVDLSGSLRERQRATLAEHADVVHWVDALPERMEGVVLGNEVLDAMPVQLLARVGGAWLERGVAWHEDRLVWADRPTELRPPLDVPGEHDYLTEIHPQAEAFVRTLADRLQRGAAFFLDYGFPEAEYFHPQRHMGTLICHRAHRSDSNPLADVGQKDITAHVNFTGIALAAQDAGLAVLGYTSQGRFLLNAGLLTLAQAADARQNAMMQKLLNEHEMGELFKVIALAPAASAQGWVPLGFAAGDRTHRL, from the coding sequence ATGGCAACAGAACCGTTGAGTTTAACGAGCGACCTCCTTGCGCGGGTGGTCGGGGCCATCGCACAAGCCGGGGGCTGGTTGCCGTTCGACCGCTTCATGGCCATGGCCTTGTACGAGCCCGGCCTGGGTTACTACGCCAACACCTTGGCCAAATTCGGGCACACACCGCAGGGTGGCAGCGACTTCGTGACCGCGCCCGAGCTGACCCCGCTCTTTGGCCACACCCTCGCGCGCCAGGTGGCCCAGGCGCTGGACGCCACCGGCACCGACGAGGTCTGGGAGTTCGGTGCCGGCACCGGCGCACTGGCGCTGCAGGTCGTCGAAGCCCTGGCCAGCCAGGGCAGGGCGCTGCGCCGCTACACCATCGTCGACCTCTCGGGCAGCCTGCGCGAGCGCCAGCGCGCCACACTGGCCGAGCACGCCGATGTGGTGCACTGGGTCGATGCCTTGCCCGAGCGCATGGAGGGCGTGGTGCTGGGCAACGAGGTGCTGGACGCCATGCCGGTGCAGCTGCTGGCGCGTGTGGGCGGCGCGTGGTTGGAGCGCGGCGTGGCGTGGCACGAAGACCGGCTGGTCTGGGCCGACCGACCCACCGAACTGCGCCCGCCGCTGGACGTGCCCGGCGAGCACGACTACCTGACCGAAATCCACCCGCAGGCCGAGGCCTTCGTGCGCACCCTGGCCGACCGGCTGCAACGCGGCGCGGCGTTTTTTCTCGACTACGGTTTCCCGGAGGCCGAGTACTTCCACCCGCAGCGCCACATGGGCACGCTGATCTGCCACCGCGCGCACCGCAGCGACAGCAACCCGCTGGCCGACGTGGGGCAGAAGGACATCACCGCGCACGTGAACTTCACCGGCATCGCCCTGGCCGCGCAGGACGCCGGCCTGGCGGTGCTGGGCTACACCAGCCAGGGCCGCTTTCTGTTGAACGCCGGTCTGCTGACGCTGGCCCAGGCCGCCGATGCTCGGCAGAACGCGATGATGCAGAAGCTGCTCAACGAACACGAGATGGGTGAGTTGTTCAAGGTGATCGCGCTGGCCCCCGCCGCCAGCGCGCAGGGCTGGGTGCCTCTGGGTTTTGCCGCGGGCGACCGCACACACCGGCTCTGA
- a CDS encoding SDR family oxidoreductase, translating to MPSPDSSASVAARTVLVTGAGKRLGREIALTLARAGWNVAVHHRHSVTDAQQTAVDCNALTGRANSAAPFFADLADESSVRALLPAVVARFGQIDAVVNSASTFEHDSAQSFGFAAMETHLRANTGAAVLLAQALHAHLSQRDARGAVVNLLDQKLWNMNPDFFSYTLSKAALEAANTMLALALAPRVRVVGVAPGLTLTSHLLSDEQFAALHQQSPLGRSSTPDDVAATVAFALTNQSITGTTLLVDGGQHLMRFERDFSLM from the coding sequence ATGCCCTCCCCTGACTCCTCCGCCTCCGTGGCAGCGCGCACCGTGCTCGTGACCGGCGCGGGCAAACGCCTGGGCCGCGAGATCGCGCTCACGCTGGCGCGCGCCGGCTGGAACGTGGCCGTGCACCATCGCCACTCGGTGACCGATGCGCAGCAGACCGCCGTCGACTGCAACGCCCTCACCGGCCGCGCGAACAGCGCCGCCCCTTTCTTTGCGGACCTGGCTGACGAGAGCAGTGTGCGCGCGCTGTTGCCGGCCGTGGTGGCGCGCTTCGGGCAGATCGACGCGGTGGTCAACAGCGCCTCCACCTTCGAGCACGACAGCGCACAGAGCTTCGGCTTCGCGGCCATGGAAACCCACCTGCGCGCCAACACCGGCGCGGCGGTGCTGCTGGCCCAGGCCCTGCACGCGCACCTGAGCCAGCGCGACGCACGCGGCGCCGTGGTCAACCTGCTCGACCAGAAGCTCTGGAACATGAACCCCGATTTCTTCAGCTACACGCTGTCCAAGGCCGCGCTCGAAGCCGCCAACACCATGCTGGCGCTGGCCCTGGCCCCGCGCGTGCGCGTGGTGGGTGTGGCGCCCGGGCTCACGCTCACCAGCCACCTGCTGAGCGACGAGCAGTTCGCAGCACTCCACCAGCAGTCGCCGCTGGGCCGCTCGTCAACACCCGACGACGTGGCCGCCACCGTGGCCTTCGCGCTGACCAACCAGTCCATCACCGGCACCACGCTGCTGGTGGACGGCGGCCAGCACCTCATGCGCTTCGAGCGCGATTTTTCGCTCATGTGA
- a CDS encoding dihydroneopterin aldolase — MTATYAGTQILTLNGLRFNANLGILDHEKSAPQPIQVDAELNQGTQPLLPHDDDIGHVLDYRKVRQIIIDECTAEHVNLLESLIGKLTRRLMQMPGVIGVRVKIAKLEIFEDCEVAIRMESGQW; from the coding sequence ATGACCGCCACCTACGCCGGCACCCAGATCCTCACGCTCAACGGTTTGCGCTTCAACGCCAACCTGGGCATCCTCGACCACGAAAAATCGGCGCCGCAGCCGATCCAGGTGGACGCCGAACTCAACCAGGGCACGCAGCCCCTGCTGCCGCACGACGACGACATCGGCCACGTGCTCGACTACCGCAAGGTGCGCCAGATCATCATCGACGAGTGCACGGCCGAACACGTGAACCTGCTGGAGAGCCTGATCGGCAAGCTCACGCGCCGGCTGATGCAGATGCCCGGTGTGATCGGCGTGCGCGTGAAGATCGCCAAGCTGGAAATTTTTGAAGACTGCGAAGTTGCGATCCGCATGGAAAGCGGGCAGTGGTGA
- the nadC gene encoding carboxylating nicotinate-nucleotide diphosphorylase, whose amino-acid sequence MLDTANDISAQVQIDIERALQEDVGSGDVTAALVPELQMVTAAIICREEAIICGRPWVDEILRRVAPTSVAQWFVKDGETCTSRQTIVEISGPARDLLTAERACLNFLQTLSAVATKTAKYVEAVSGTNAVVLDTRKTIPGLRVAQKYAVRCGGGSNHRMGLYDAILIKENHIAACGGLTAAYAAAKRLSDKVSFIQVEVETLTQLQEAIDAGVNMVLLDNMSLEQTKEAVTLAAGRCSLEVSGGVSLDTIRQCAETGVDRISVGALIKDITAIDFSMRFSERPVEALRAK is encoded by the coding sequence TTGCTAGATACAGCCAACGATATTTCTGCTCAAGTCCAAATCGATATAGAACGCGCCCTGCAAGAGGACGTTGGCTCTGGCGACGTGACCGCGGCTCTCGTGCCAGAACTGCAAATGGTCACAGCCGCGATCATCTGCCGGGAAGAGGCAATCATTTGCGGCCGACCATGGGTAGATGAAATTCTTCGCCGAGTGGCGCCAACTTCGGTCGCTCAATGGTTCGTCAAAGATGGAGAGACCTGCACATCTCGCCAGACTATCGTGGAAATATCCGGACCCGCACGCGATCTGCTGACAGCAGAGCGGGCGTGCCTCAACTTTCTCCAAACACTGAGCGCGGTGGCTACGAAGACCGCCAAGTATGTGGAAGCCGTTTCAGGCACCAATGCTGTAGTTCTCGACACACGAAAGACGATTCCCGGACTGCGAGTCGCGCAGAAGTACGCGGTGCGTTGTGGCGGTGGATCCAACCACAGAATGGGGCTCTATGACGCGATCCTCATCAAAGAGAACCACATCGCCGCTTGCGGTGGGCTGACGGCCGCCTATGCAGCGGCCAAAAGGCTTTCCGACAAGGTTTCGTTCATCCAGGTTGAGGTGGAGACATTGACGCAGCTTCAAGAGGCCATCGACGCCGGAGTAAACATGGTTTTGCTCGACAACATGTCGCTTGAGCAAACGAAAGAGGCTGTTACGTTGGCAGCGGGACGATGCAGCTTGGAAGTCTCCGGAGGAGTTTCCCTCGACACAATTCGCCAGTGCGCCGAGACGGGGGTGGATCGAATTTCCGTCGGGGCTCTGATCAAAGACATTACGGCCATCGATTTTTCGATGCGCTTCTCGGAGAGGCCTGTGGAGGCGCTGCGCGCGAAATAA
- a CDS encoding bacteriohemerythrin has product MQTASHLPAIPLVWNDSLLLGYDPMDASHREFVEVVTALMNATDDQLGASLELVERHLLDHFNTEDRWMAETDYPARECHANEHAAVLRSLLQVKELWSEGDAAIVRRFGSELCQWFPGHADYLDSALSHWMSKIRMGGKPVVVRRKLSFAEHAISETK; this is encoded by the coding sequence ATGCAGACCGCATCCCATTTGCCCGCAATTCCACTGGTTTGGAATGATTCTCTGTTGTTGGGCTACGACCCAATGGACGCTTCACATCGTGAATTTGTTGAGGTCGTGACCGCACTTATGAACGCGACTGATGACCAACTCGGAGCGAGCCTTGAGTTGGTCGAACGGCACTTGCTCGATCACTTCAATACAGAAGACCGTTGGATGGCTGAAACCGATTACCCAGCGCGTGAATGCCATGCGAACGAACATGCTGCTGTACTTCGTTCTCTCCTACAAGTGAAGGAGCTTTGGTCGGAGGGAGATGCAGCGATCGTGCGCAGGTTCGGCAGCGAACTCTGCCAATGGTTTCCTGGGCATGCCGACTACCTGGACTCAGCCCTTTCGCACTGGATGAGCAAGATACGCATGGGTGGGAAACCTGTTGTAGTTCGCCGCAAACTCTCTTTTGCAGAGCACGCAATTTCTGAAACCAAGTGA
- a CDS encoding sulfite exporter TauE/SafE family protein, protein MVPDYTWLFIFGAFVLGGTVKGALGVGLPLVTVPLLSLWLPIGQAIGLMVMPVLLSNLIQSREGAGLRGNLHRFAGMIATQFVVTIIAVRLTLAMSPSELETMVAVSLLIAVGLMAFSPQFTVHPRHEGAAGIGVGALSGLLGGISSLTGPLVIAYLMALRLNREAFVGSISVIYLCGAIPLYAAMLYFGRIGLGDIGLSILALAPMGAGLLMGRALRTRVNEAFFRKLLLLFLTVIAILLLS, encoded by the coding sequence ATGGTGCCCGACTACACCTGGCTATTCATTTTTGGCGCGTTTGTACTGGGCGGAACTGTCAAGGGTGCGCTAGGCGTCGGGCTACCATTGGTGACAGTTCCATTGCTCTCACTGTGGCTGCCCATTGGTCAAGCAATCGGCTTGATGGTGATGCCAGTTTTGCTGTCGAACCTGATTCAATCGCGGGAAGGGGCTGGGCTACGAGGCAACTTGCACCGCTTTGCGGGCATGATCGCAACGCAGTTTGTGGTCACAATCATCGCGGTGAGATTGACACTGGCAATGTCTCCTTCGGAGCTTGAAACCATGGTTGCTGTTTCCCTGCTGATCGCAGTGGGGTTGATGGCCTTTAGCCCGCAATTCACAGTCCACCCGCGGCACGAAGGCGCAGCTGGCATCGGAGTCGGAGCGTTGTCGGGTTTGCTTGGGGGTATCTCCTCGCTGACGGGGCCTTTGGTGATCGCCTACCTCATGGCTCTGCGACTGAACAGAGAGGCCTTCGTAGGCAGCATCAGTGTCATTTACTTGTGCGGCGCCATCCCTCTGTATGCCGCCATGCTTTACTTTGGCCGGATCGGCCTTGGAGATATTGGACTTTCCATTCTTGCCTTGGCTCCGATGGGTGCTGGCCTCTTGATGGGAAGAGCGTTGCGAACCCGCGTCAATGAAGCATTTTTTCGAAAACTTCTTCTGCTCTTCCTTACTGTGATTGCCATCCTTCTCCTGAGCTGA
- a CDS encoding Bug family tripartite tricarboxylate transporter substrate binding protein produces MQRRTLAATAALAFCLAPLTSLAQQAYPSKAVKFIVPYAPGGLPDSVARVVAKQLGDRLGQSVVVDNRPGGNGVVAYQTLLQSTPSDGHAFIVTDGSMLSITPLINKSATYQVGKDIFPVSLIARSPLFVVAHPRTGVNTFAEFVSLVKSKPDQLTYGSSGIGSTHHLTMEALKAALNIDVRHVPYRGSGQSTPALVGGQVDFSVAALPSVLGFIKSNQVRLLASNAPKRSPQAPDVPAIAETVPGFDFSVVVGVLAAPGTPQAAIDRISKEIAEVVKLPEVVKTFEAAVIEPVGAGPAEYGRVIALENELMSKAGKAANLKSE; encoded by the coding sequence ATGCAACGAAGAACCCTAGCGGCAACTGCAGCGCTTGCCTTTTGCCTGGCGCCCCTGACTTCGCTGGCCCAACAAGCCTACCCATCCAAGGCTGTGAAATTCATCGTGCCATATGCGCCTGGCGGTCTCCCTGATTCCGTCGCGCGGGTTGTGGCGAAGCAGCTTGGTGATCGACTGGGCCAGTCGGTCGTGGTCGATAACCGACCTGGCGGGAATGGGGTGGTCGCGTACCAGACACTTTTGCAAAGCACGCCAAGTGACGGTCACGCTTTCATCGTTACAGACGGCTCGATGCTCTCGATCACGCCCTTGATCAACAAATCAGCCACTTATCAGGTAGGCAAGGACATCTTTCCCGTCTCATTGATTGCTCGCTCCCCCTTGTTCGTCGTGGCTCATCCCAGAACGGGGGTGAATACATTTGCAGAGTTTGTGAGCCTCGTAAAGAGCAAGCCCGATCAACTCACATACGGTTCATCAGGGATTGGAAGCACTCACCACTTGACGATGGAAGCGCTGAAAGCTGCATTGAACATCGACGTGCGTCATGTCCCGTACCGCGGGTCAGGTCAATCCACTCCCGCACTTGTTGGGGGCCAAGTTGACTTTTCCGTCGCCGCACTTCCTTCCGTTCTGGGCTTCATCAAGAGCAATCAGGTGCGACTGCTGGCAAGCAACGCGCCGAAGCGCTCACCGCAAGCCCCGGACGTGCCGGCCATCGCGGAAACGGTCCCAGGATTCGACTTTTCGGTCGTGGTCGGTGTACTTGCGGCACCTGGTACGCCTCAGGCGGCCATCGATCGAATCAGCAAGGAGATAGCAGAGGTGGTGAAGTTGCCCGAAGTGGTGAAGACCTTCGAGGCCGCCGTGATTGAGCCGGTGGGTGCTGGCCCAGCAGAGTACGGGCGAGTGATTGCACTTGAAAACGAGTTGATGTCAAAGGCGGGCAAAGCGGCAAACTTGAAGTCTGAATGA
- a CDS encoding PDR/VanB family oxidoreductase, with translation MSSDPVSLNLVVASAEPAARDIQRFELVHPDGESLPPFTAGSHIRIKTPIGVIRQYSLSNDPEERHRYVIAVKREHDGRGGSRSLVDTVKIGHTVQVGLPENLFELDPKARSFVLIAGGIGITPMMAMSRHLSTQGDRPFKLYYLTRDPAGTAFLEELRGADFSSSVVVHHDLGDPANAFDLWPVLEKAGAATGRHVYFCGPKPLMDAIKDMTGHWPSSTVHSESFGGDTKPHADDQPFEVELKSSGQKFTVPVGKSILDTLRGDGIHVPSSCESGTCGSCKTRLLQGEADHRDLVLLEEEKSDHIMVCVSRAKSPSLLLDL, from the coding sequence ATGTCATCCGATCCTGTTTCTTTAAACCTCGTGGTAGCGAGTGCTGAGCCGGCTGCTCGAGACATCCAACGCTTTGAGCTGGTTCACCCCGACGGGGAGTCTCTACCCCCCTTCACAGCTGGGTCACACATACGCATCAAGACGCCCATTGGCGTCATTCGACAATACTCCTTGAGCAACGACCCTGAAGAGCGCCACCGCTATGTCATTGCCGTCAAGCGCGAACACGATGGCAGAGGCGGCTCAAGGAGCTTGGTTGACACCGTCAAGATCGGTCACACCGTGCAGGTGGGTCTTCCCGAGAATCTTTTCGAGCTGGATCCCAAGGCGCGCAGCTTCGTGCTGATCGCCGGCGGAATTGGTATCACGCCAATGATGGCCATGTCGCGGCACCTCAGTACGCAGGGGGATCGCCCCTTCAAGTTGTACTACCTGACACGAGACCCCGCAGGAACCGCCTTCCTTGAAGAGTTGCGAGGCGCAGACTTTTCTTCCAGTGTCGTGGTGCACCACGACCTTGGAGATCCGGCCAATGCGTTCGATCTTTGGCCGGTGCTGGAGAAAGCTGGAGCAGCGACGGGCCGCCACGTTTATTTCTGCGGTCCCAAGCCACTGATGGATGCCATCAAGGACATGACGGGTCATTGGCCCAGCAGCACCGTGCACTCCGAAAGTTTTGGTGGGGACACGAAGCCCCACGCCGATGACCAGCCGTTTGAGGTGGAGCTTAAAAGCAGTGGTCAGAAATTCACAGTACCGGTAGGAAAGTCCATTCTCGACACGCTCCGCGGTGATGGGATTCACGTTCCCAGCTCGTGTGAAAGCGGTACTTGTGGCTCGTGCAAGACACGGCTTCTTCAGGGCGAAGCCGATCATCGAGATCTGGTATTGCTGGAAGAGGAGAAGTCAGATCACATCATGGTCTGCGTCTCAAGAGCCAAGTCCCCTTCCTTGTTGCTGGATCTATGA
- a CDS encoding Gfo/Idh/MocA family protein, which translates to MKNVRSPSESAAPIRLGVLGLGRAFTLMLPTFLGDRRVKLVAAFDPRPGARTAFEQTFGGIAHLSPEALCADSSVEWVYIATPHQMHAEHVALAARHGKSALVEKPMAIHVDDCTRMIEACEQSGAQLIIGHSHSFNAPVLLARRLIDSGDFGAARLVHAMQYTDFLYRPRRPEELDTSRGGGVVFSQAAHQIDIVRLLAGGLTTQVRAVTGAWDPARPTEGAFSALLNFANGAFASVTYNGYGFYDTDALMDGIGEMGRPKDPAAHHQTKQRLAKVEDELQEAMLKAERNFGGSLYTAPQEASPEACQHFGPVLVSCEGGDLRLTPNGVHVFDKSGSRFVKATVPSVPRGEVVDELWSVAREGRAPLHSGPWSRATLEVCLAMLESSRRSVDIMPKLQVGYLPPPHA; encoded by the coding sequence ATGAAAAACGTTCGGTCACCATCAGAATCTGCCGCGCCCATACGGCTTGGCGTTCTTGGGCTGGGCAGAGCATTCACATTGATGCTCCCGACATTCCTTGGCGATCGAAGGGTTAAGCTCGTTGCAGCGTTCGATCCAAGGCCAGGAGCGCGGACCGCGTTTGAACAAACGTTCGGCGGGATCGCGCATCTTTCGCCTGAGGCGCTGTGTGCAGACTCCAGTGTCGAATGGGTCTACATCGCTACTCCGCATCAAATGCATGCAGAGCATGTGGCGCTCGCAGCAAGGCACGGAAAATCCGCATTGGTCGAAAAGCCCATGGCGATCCACGTCGACGACTGCACCCGCATGATTGAAGCGTGTGAACAGTCAGGTGCGCAACTGATCATCGGACACAGCCACAGCTTCAATGCGCCAGTGCTTCTGGCCCGCCGACTGATCGATTCGGGCGATTTCGGCGCGGCTCGTCTTGTGCATGCGATGCAGTACACCGATTTTTTGTACCGGCCGCGGCGTCCTGAAGAACTGGACACATCGCGCGGAGGCGGGGTTGTGTTCAGCCAAGCCGCGCACCAGATTGATATTGTCCGATTGCTGGCCGGTGGACTGACCACACAGGTGAGAGCAGTGACAGGAGCGTGGGATCCTGCCAGACCGACGGAGGGTGCGTTCTCGGCACTGCTGAACTTCGCCAATGGGGCTTTCGCGAGCGTGACCTACAACGGCTACGGTTTCTACGACACGGACGCGCTCATGGATGGCATCGGCGAGATGGGTCGGCCAAAGGACCCTGCTGCTCATCACCAGACGAAGCAACGGCTCGCTAAGGTTGAGGACGAGCTGCAGGAGGCGATGTTGAAAGCGGAGCGGAACTTCGGCGGCAGTCTGTATACGGCTCCTCAGGAGGCCTCCCCCGAAGCTTGTCAGCATTTCGGCCCGGTACTCGTGAGCTGCGAAGGCGGTGACTTGCGGCTGACACCGAATGGCGTTCATGTGTTCGACAAGTCCGGCTCCCGATTCGTCAAAGCCACAGTTCCTTCGGTTCCCAGAGGTGAAGTGGTAGACGAACTGTGGAGCGTTGCGCGCGAAGGCCGCGCCCCGCTCCACAGCGGACCTTGGTCCCGGGCGACTCTGGAGGTGTGCCTCGCCATGCTCGAGTCCAGCCGTCGATCAGTGGATATCATGCCAAAGCTTCAAGTTGGCTACCTTCCACCTCCACATGCCTGA